A window of Nitrospirota bacterium genomic DNA:
ATAAAGAAAAACCAATTTAGTTTTTATTTTGTGCTTGTAACATTTACAGCTAATTAATATAATTATTTACATTCAGAAAATCACACTCAGAAATATATTAACTATTAGAACTCAATGATATGAAAACAATTCAATTAATACTTTATTTCTTTCTCGCCGTTATTTTCATTGTCTCATTGATTATGAGTGACATTAAGTCAGACTATATGTGGTTTGCACGTTGTGGCGCATTGATAACAGTTATACCGATACTAATATCTATAATGGATTTTTATTCGGATAGGGCTGCTATTTATTATGCTAAACATAACTATGCCGTGTTTGCACCAGCCAATGTGGAAGAGTTAGCTAACAAATATTGGCCAATCAAAGTTATCATTAACGCTATAATCACTATTATTGGCACCATCATTTGGGGTTTTGGTGATCTTCTGGGTAAATGGCTCTAACAGACCTTTCACCAAGACGCAGAAAGAAAACAAAATGAATATCGCAATAACAAAAACCATAATCTTCCTTGTAATATCAAACGCATTCATGACGTTTGCCTGGTACGCGCATCTCAGGAATCTCAGCGACAGAACATGGATCATTGCCGCGCTTGCAAGCTGGGGCATCGCTTTTTTTGAATACATGTTCCAGGTCCCTGCCAACCGGATCGGCTACACAGTGATGTCCCTGCCGCAGTTGAAGATCATGCAGGAGGTCATCACCCTTGCTGTCTTCGTCCCTTTCTCACTGATCTACATGAGGCAGGCATTGTCATGGAATTATCTATGGGCATCTCTCTGCATGGCAGGCGCGATATTCTTCATCTTTAGAGGGCAGGGAAGTTAGACTTAGGCTGGTTGTTGCACTGCAATTATCTAAAACGCATAAGTAAGATTCAGCATCCCGACCCAGATCTCTGTCGTGCTTCCGGGGAAAGAGACCAGTGCTGAACCGAACTGCTTTGAGTCGCTCTCATCAAGTTCTATAAGTGAACCGCTGATCCCGGCATAGAAGCTCATCCTGTCGGTTATGCTCGTTGCCAGCCCGACTCCTCCGTCAATGCATGTTCCCTTTGTATCAAAATCAATCCCTGGGTAAGCGCTGTATTCAACTCTGCCTGAGGGATGAAGCGAATATGCTATCCTGCTGTCCAAAGCCCATTTGCCTATTCTTCTTCCGAAACCGGCTCCAAGGCTTGTGCGCCAGAGGTTCAGCTTCTCAGTGCCGCTTGCCTGCAACGGTGTGCCTGTAAAAACAAAATCATCCCTCTTGAACCTGAGGATGTCCATTCCTTGAGCAGCAAACGCCCTGTAATAATAATCGCCAAAGTCATTCTTGTATCCTAACCTGGCCTCATAGAACTGGCCGAAGAACCTTATGTCATTGCTCTGTGACTGCGCGCCCTTGTCCTCCCATCTCTCATCATTATAAAAACCTGTCCCCCAGTCGATGACAAAACCCGTGAATAAGTGCGGATTGCTTTTTAATGTGTACTCTCCTGATACGCCGTAAAATAGTACATTCTCATTCGATTCCGACATGCCCTCTTCCTTGTGGCTGAGAGCGCCGTAACCGGCGTGTGTGCCAACGCCGAAATTGCCGGCGTATGAAGATGTTGAGAAGATCAAGAAAAGTGAGAAAGACAAAAACAGTAACAGATATTTATTTCTTGCCGATGACAGACTCATGTATAATTCTCCCCTGATAAGTATTTAACGCGCTCTTTAATGCTGCATCCTCTGTAATGGCTCTCTCTATCCCCATGTCCGCAAGCAGCTTCACATATTCGATCGTCTTGCTTGTGAGCGCCTGAGTGGATGTCCTCGGATACGCGCCCGGCATGTTGGCAACGGCATAATGTATGACCCCGTCAATAGTATAAACCGGATCGGTATGAGTTGTGGGCCTTGTCGTCTCAGCGCAACCGCCCTGATCAACCGCCACATCTACAATGACAGAACCCTTCTTCATTTTTGAAACAAGTTCTTTTGATATCAATTTAGGCGCCTTTGCTCCTGTGACAAGGACAGCGCCGATAACTACGTCAGCTTCCATGACTTCGGCTCTTATATTTTCGTCAGTAGAAAGAAGTGTTCTTACCCTGCCCCCAAATATTTTTTTGATCTCATCAAGTTTAGCAGAGCTTTTATTGATAATCGTAATCTCCGCGCCCATGCCGTATGCGACCTTTAGCGCGCTCATGCCAACATTGCCTGCGCCAAGTATAAGCACCTTTGCAGACTGCGCGCCTTCGACACTCGACATAAGAACGCCCTCTCCGCCGTGTACCTTCTGCAGAAAGTTGGCAGCCATGACAGGCGCCATCTTGCCTGCTATCTCACTCATAGGTTTTAACAAGGGCAATCCGCCGTCAGCCTCGAGCGTTTCATATGCCAATCCGGTTATCTTGCTGCTCAGGAGAAAATCTATCAGGCCGGGGTTCGGGGCGAGATGAAGGTATGTAAAGAGAGCCTGCCCTTGGCGAAAGAGGTCATATTCCGAAGCCAGAGGTTCCTTTACCTTCAGGATAAGGTCCGCATCATTAAAGAGTTCCGGCTTGCCGGCCATCACAGCCCCAGCCTTCTCATATTCAATATCAGAGAAACCGCTGCCCTCTCCGGCAGACCTCTCGATGAGTATATGATGCCCGCTATTTTTCAGCCCGCTGACGCCTGAGGGTGTTATCGCCACCCTGTGCTCTTCTTCCTTTATCTCTTTTGGAACGCCTATTATCATGGAGAAATAATATCTGAAACTTCTGGTGTTATCAACTATTGGCTCTAATACCATACCTTGTCATTCCGGCGGCTCCGTCCAGCCTAATGTTGGCTTGTCCGGAATCATCTTGCTTGCAGACTCCCGATACCCAAAGGGCACAGGCAAGCGGGAGTGACAGTCATGGTGTATGATATTAATTCTTTCCGAAAATATAATCAGCCTGCTCAGGAGTGAGCGCGCCGCTCAGGTCATTGACAAGTTTACGGGCAAGGGCAAGTCCCTGCTCAATATCATCTCCGGCTATCGGGATATCAAGACGGACAAGCAGCCCTGTGTTCTTCTTATCAAAGAGAGAGAAGAAAAGCTGCTTCATCTTCTGCTCCGCCCAGTTGGTTACAACCTTCTTGTCTATTGAGATCCAGTAAATGATCAGGGTCTTCTCTCCTTTGCTGCGGTGCTCTGCAAAAAAAGTGTTTGCGTTGATCATTCGGCATGAGGCATTTAATTCGGTATCATCCATTTCTTTGACCTTGTAGCCGGAACTTCTGAAACATCCGTTAGGATAGTGAAAGTCCCTTGCATTAATGATCATAAAAAGAAGATCCTTTTTCTCCTTGTCAGTATACCTGTATGCAAGAGCCTCACTTATAAATTCATATCCCGCACCCTGCAGGTTTATCCTGAACTTCTCAGACAGATCAACTCCTTTCCAGCCTGCAAATGCATCCGGCATTACAAGGCCTGGGATAAATCTTGAGCCTTTGTATTCGGCCTGCTTAGGCACGGCAAAGCTGTAGACAGCTGCTGCTGATAACAGAACTGCCGCTATAAGGATCTTCGCATTCTTATTCATCATCAGCCTTTTCAGGCTTACACCTGTTGAGCATCATCTCAACATATATGAGCCCTAATATAGTGATCATGAATATAATGACACCGCTGAAAATATGAAAAAAGCCCCGGCCTGCTTCTTCACCGAAATAAAAGGTTATAAGGCAAAGTGTGATGACACGGATAAGGTTGCCGGTCAGCGCGAGAGGAGTAATTATCGCGGCAAGTATTATTTTCTTGAATAACCCCGCCCTTATTAAATATATATAGACAAATGAAAGAGAGAGCATGGCGATGAGAGAGCGGAAACCGCTGCATGCAGAAGCCATATACAAATCCTTATACCCGATCGAAAGTAGCAGCCCTTCCCTTTTTATCGGATAATTGAAGAAGCCCAGAATACCTTCAACAGCAAATGATACTCCGTATCTCATGGGAAGCGTGATGCTGTCAAGGATGCCAGCGGGCGGCGGTACGAGAAACAGGAGGTACAATATGGGAAATGATAAAGCTTTGGCAATCTTGCTTCCGTAAAGATAACCTGTCAAACCGAATAGAACAGGAACAAGCGAGAAGATGAAGATGAGGTCATAGCCCCTTCGCCACCCGAAGATAAAAATCATTACCCCGACAAGAAGCAGAAAAAAACTTACGAATATTCCGGCAGCGCTCTCTTTCTCTTCTTGAAGCAGTTTGTTAAGGGCTTCTCGTTTTTGCCAGGCAAGATAAAGGGATATTGGAAGAATGAAATAGATATGGGAGTAATCCTCTAACGCCCAGTTGGTCTTGCCAAAATACAGGTTATGAAATACAGGGGCATACAGGACGGCTGCTAAAATCCAAATTAAAGAGTTAATCATTTCTTATTCTCGCCTCCTCTGTAAAAAGGCAAGAATAAAAAAACTAATCGAAATCAGGAAATATTTTTACGCTTACCTCTTTGCCGTCATCAAGTTTCTGAACCGCTGAAAGAATGCCTCCCTCAATATACGAAAGGTTAAAGCTCCCGAACCCGTCGATTACAAGGCTCTTCGCGTCAGAAGGGCATCCATTTTCACAGCCTGCAACACCCCTGATCATCCTCGGGATGAGCTGCTCAATATCAAGCGCGGAGAGGTCCACCCCGTGCTTCGAGCCGAAATCAATAATATCTTTGGCATCTTTAACCGCATTGAACTTAAACGGATTCTCTACATCTACAGAAAAAGACTGCTTCCCGATACTTACATCTATCTCCATATGAGACCTCCGGTTTATTTATCTTTTCGTTTTTTTGCTGTTTTCTCTTCCAGATAATTCTGGAGTTCCCTGAGCGCCAGCGCCCTGTGGCTGATAACATTCTTTTCATCATCAGCCATCTCTGCGAATGTCCGGTCATGGCCTTCAGGAAAGAAGAGAGGATCATATCCGAAACCATTGTGACCCCTATTCTCTCTGCCGAGCCTGCCTTTGATGTATCCGGTGAATGTATGAACCTCTCCATTGTGAGCAAGTGCGATACAGCAGACAAACCTGGCGCCGCGCTTTTCGTCGGGAATATCTTTAAGCTCATCAAGAAGCTTTCTGTTATTGGCTGTGTCATCCGCCGGCTCCCCTGCGTAGCGTGCTGAATAAACACCCGGCGCGCCGCCGAGCGCGTCAACCTCAAGCCCTGAATCATCGGCTATGGCAGCCATCCCTGTTTTTGCGGCTATGAACTCCGCTTTTTTCAGAGCATTCGCCTCAAATGTGTCGCCGTCTTCAACTACATCTCCATACTCGGGGAAATCATCAAGCGTATATATCCGCGAATCCGGATCCGCCCGGTTCAGGATATTCTTCATCTCACGGATCTTCTTCCTGTTTTTTGTGGCTAAGACAAAATCCATAACGCTTAATTCTTGCCTTTTAACTTTATTTTAGATGCAAGTTTTATCGCCTCGATCATACTCGAGGGGTTTGCTTTATTCTGCCATGCTATATCAAAAGCCGTCCCGTGATCAGGCGAGGTTCTGATGAACGGCAGACCTAATGTAACATTTACACCGGTATCAAACGCAAGCATCTTAAAAGGTATTAATCCCTGGTCATGATACATGCTTACAACCAGATCAAACTCGCCTTCATAAGCCTTGTGAAAGATAACATCAGGAGGGTACGGGCCTGAGACATACATATCATCCGCGGATGCGTCTTCGATCGCAGGGATTATGGAGTCTCTCTCCTCATTGCCAAACAGTCCTGATTCACCTGCATGAGGGTTCAGGCCTGCTACGCCGATCACAGGTTTATCGATGCCGAGGATGGAGGCAGCCTTTACAGCATGCCTGATGGTTCTGTAGACCAGATCCTTGTTTATCGTATCAGGGACATCCCTTAATGGAATATGAATTGTGCACAGTACGATCTTAAGCTTCTCCGACACGAACATCATTGCAAAATCATCTGTTCCCGTAAGTTCAGCCAGAAGCTCAGTGTGCCCCGGCCATTTATAACCGGCCATCCTCAGGGATTCTTTGGATATCGGAGCGGTAACAATCGCAGAGACTTCATTCTTAAGCGCAAGCTCAACAGCCTTTTTTATGGATCCTACAGCCGCCCGCCCTCCCTCTGAAGAAGAGAATCCCTTTATGAAGTCCTCGCCGGAGTTGATATCAATGACCTCTATCTTCCCTTTGGAAGGAGATGAATCAGTAGGGCCTGAAATATTTACGACCTCAAAAGAGGAATTCGTAAGCCTCACGGCTTCCTTGATTATCTTTGCCGACCCTATTACAAGAGGATTACAGTTTTGACTTATCTCCCCGCAGGAGATCGCCTTTACGATTATCTCAGGCCCGATACCTCCCTGGTCCCCCATTGTTATGGCGATATTATTCATAAAATTATCGAAAGAAAAGTGGATGCGGCTGGAAAAGCTTTATAGCGATACCTTAGAAAATTGCAAAAAAGCATAACTGTTTTTTTTGAGCTTTCTTAATCGTTACTTCTCCCCTCAGGCATAATTAAAATATCCCATCGCTTTGTAAAGTTTTTCCAGCCGCATCCACTGTATTACTAAGGTTTATCCGGCAATGCGACAATCGCGTCTATCTCTACAGTTACATCCATAGGAAGCCTGCCCGCCTGGATGGTGCTCCTTGCCGGAGGCTCATCACTAAAGTACTCTCTGTATACGCTATTAAACCTCTGGAAGTCATCCATATCTGCAAGATAGCATGTGACCTTCAGCACATCCTTCATTTCTGCGCCGGCATCTTCCACAATGACTTTCATGTTCTGGAGAACCGCATGGGTCTCATCCTCAATAGTCCCCCTGACCATCAAACCTGTTTCAAGGTCTATCGGGATCTGTCCTGAGAGATACATCAAATCATTATGGATGACCGCCTGTGAATACGGCCCTTTCGGTTTCGGCGCCCTGTCTGATGAAAAGATCTTCTTATGAGACATCTCATGCTCCTTATGCAATAGTAGAAAAATATAAAGGCCTTGACCTGTAAAAGAATTTACAATTCCTTTATCAAAGCAAGGCCTTTTTATTTTAAGCTTATTTCTTGGTCTTCTCAGTCTTTTTTGTCTTTACTGTCTTCTTCTCTTTCTTAGGCCCGCATGAGCCTGAACCGCATCCGCATCCCATATTATTATCCTCCTTTTGTAAACTGCGTCTTATGCTTTATTTTAAGCGCTGCCAAAAATAAAATCCACTACCTACCCTGCCGCAGACCTTCCTGCTAACCAGCCTGTTGAAAACGCAGCCTGAAGATTATAGCCGCCTGTATCTGCATTTATATCCAAGACCTCGCCGGCAAAATAAAGATCCTTCACCAGCTTCGAGCACATCGTCCGGGGGTCAACTTCTTTTATATCAACACCGCCCGCGGTGACAATAGCCTCTTCAACAGGCCGATAGCCATTTATCTCAAGGCGGAGATCCTTCAGCCATAACTTCAGCCTTTTGCGTTCATCCGCCGTTATCTGATGGCACGCCTTGTCAGGGGATATCTTTGTCATATCAGTACAGACAGGGATCATTTTAGCAGGCAGAAGTTCTTTGAGCATCGTCTTATATTTCTGTTTCCCGTGCTCATTAAGGTCACGCAGCAGGCGGGCATCCAGCTTCTCATCATCAAGCGCAGGCTTCAGGTCAATTGATAAGGAGACCTTCTCCTTATTAAGAATAGCATCCACCACTCTGCCGCTCATGGATAATATCATAGGGCCTGAAAGACCGAAATGCGTGAATAGCATCTCGCCGAAATCCTCAACCGCCTTCTTTCCGTTAATGAAGGCACGCACTGAAACGTTCTTAAGGCTAAGTCCCTGCATCCTTTGAGCGATATCGCCTGATGTCTGAAGAGGGACAAGCGCAGGCCGAAGCGGTATTATTTTATGCCCTGCTGCTTCCGCAAACCTGTAGCCGTCTCCGGTTGAACCTGTGCCCGGATATGATATGCCTCCTGTTGCGATTATCACCGCGTCTGAAAGATAGACTTTGTTTTTTGAAACCTTGCCGTCAGATTGCGGCACACCGGCTATTTCCACGCCTTTGAGATTTCCGTCTTCAATAATTAGTCTCATGACAGGTGAAGAGTTGATTATCTTAACCCCGCATCCGACTGCCCAGCGTGTAAGCGCGTCCACAACATCCTGCGCCTGTCCGCTTGCAGGGAATACACGTCCTCCGCGCTCTATCACTGTTTCAATACCAAGCTCATCAAAGAAAGCCAAGAGCTCGGTTGAGAAGAATTTTGAAAAAGCCTGCCGGAGAAAACGGCCGTTCCTGTTGAAATGAGATATGAACTCAGACTGTGAAGCGGTATTCGTCAGGTTGCAGCGCCCCTTCCCGCTTATTCGCAGCTTTCTGCCGGGGCTTCTCATGCTCTCAAAAAGCAGCGTCTCAGCACCGGCAATTGCAGCCTGTCCCGCAGCCATCAGTCCGGCAGCGCCTGCGCCGATAACTATCACTCTGTGTTTGGATTGATTCTTCAAGGCTTCTCCTCTTTCACGTTCATTATAATTAGTATAAACTACAAAATATCCTGATGGGAGAGAATAATGAAAAAAATAGATGCCCATAAAGAAAATCATGGCCATGGCCACGGCCACAACCACGCACATGGCTCACACAATCATGTGCATGGTGTAGTTGACCCGTCTATCTTTACTACCCAGCGTGGTATATGGGCTGTAAAATGGTCGTTCGCTGCGTTATCCGCTACGGCATTATTACAGGTTTTTGTTTCCATAATGACGGGCAGCGTAGCTCTTCTTGCTGACACAATCCATAACATCGGCGACGCGGCAACTGCAATACCTCTTTGGTTTGCCTTTACGCTTGCAAGAAGAAAACCGTCAAAGCGGTTTACATACGGCTACGGACGCGTTGAAGACCTTGCCGGAGTTGCGGTTGTGCTGACCATCCTGTTCAGCGCTGTTGTCGCTGGTTATCAATCCATTGACCGCCTGTTCCATCCGCAAAAAGTGGAATATCTGTGGGCTGTAGCCGTCGCCTCAATTATTGGATTCCTCGGCAATGAGGCAGTTGCAATTTTCCGTATAAAGGTCGGCAAAGAGATCGGGAGCATCGCCCTTATCGCAGACGGCCATCACGCGCGTGTTGACGGTTTGACCAGCCTGGCTGTCCTCTTTGGCGCGATAGGAGTTTGGCTTGGTTATCCCCTTGCAGATCCGATTGTGGGGTTTTTAATCAGCGCGGCTATCCTCCGCATTGTATGGGATTCCGGAAAGGCTGTCTTCACACGAATGCTCGACGGAGTGGATCCGGAGATCATTGACGAGATCAGGCATTCTGTAAAACATGCGCCCGGAGTTCAGGACGTTACGGAAGCGCGCGTGAGATGGATAGGCCACAGGCTTCATGCTGAAGTAAATGTAGCGGTAACTCCCGGCATCACGGTTGAAAAGGGGCATGACATTGCAATGGAAGCGCGCCATCAGCTTTTGCATTCACTGAAATATTTATCTAATGTTACCATTCACATAGACACATTAAATGCTTCAGGAGAAGGCCATCATAATATTTCTGAACATGCCCACGGCAATCTGCCTCCGCATGCGCATTAGAAACTGCCGGGGTTGCACTCATTTCTATCCTTATTGACAGCATGCATCTTTCCTATGAGTGGTTAAAAGCAAAATATAAAATAAAAAAGCAGAGATGCCAAGAACAAATGCTGCTCCAATAAAAGACTTTGAATATCCGAAATGCATCGCAATAATCCCGGAAAGCAAAGGGCCTGTCGTATGCCCGATGTCCATGATCGAGCCGAGCAGCCCCATTGCCGAACCCCTTGCCTCCCTGCTGCTCAAGTCGGCTATATATGCTGATGTGGCCGATGTGACTATCGAAAGGCTCATGCCGAAAGCTACGCTCAAAATGAGTAAAGGGATAAATGATCTGAACAGCGAAAAGCAACCGATACAGACAGCCCCGATCAACGCACCTGTAAATATCTGCGGCTTTCTGCCGTGCCTGTCCGAGAACCTGCCCATAACCGGTTTTGACAAAGCAAGTGTAATAACCTGCGCCGAAAGAAATATCCCTAACTCAAAGGGGCTGATGCCTGAGCTGACAGCATAAAGCGGGAGAAATGTCTCAAACGTCCCGTATGCAAATAGTATTGCAGCCTCTACCATGCACGTGACAAGTATTATCTTGTCGGACAGAACAGATCTGAATATTTTTAACGTATCTTCCCACGGTTGGTTCCGGTGCTGAGGTTCCGCCGTCTGCGGAAGGAAGAGTGAAAGGAGAAGGGTGACTGCTCCCGCAAGAGCGCACACGATATAGACGGCTTTGTAACTTTGTGCCGGATTGAAGGCCAATGCTCCGATAATGCCTCCGCCGATAAGAGGCGCCATGAACCTGCCGACAAGCGTTGCAGTCGAAAACCAGCCCATTTTTTCGCCCCGCTCTTTGTGAAATAGCTCCGAGACAAGCGCCATAGCGACAGGTATAAAAATAGCAGTGGCAAAGCCGTGAAAAAACCGCACCATCGCAAGCTGCCATATCCGGGTTATGAAAAGGTACATGAACGGGGCAGTTGAAAAAATAAAAGAAGAGAATATCAGCATCTTCCGCTTGCCGAGCCTGTCAGAAAGAAGCCCGGCAGGAATACTGAATAGCACTCCGGTAAATGCCGATATAGATGCGACAAAACCAACCTTAGAGGGGTCTGCGCCAAGATGTGCGGCAAAGAGGGGAAGCACAGGGCTTTTGGAGATCGTTGAACTGAAGATCGCAAAGAGTCCGGTAGCGCAGAGAAGCCTGAAAGGACTGAACTTCATTTTTTCATTAGTCTCTGTATCTCACTGTGATAACCTAAATATCTTTCCAGCGTTATCTCATTCTTGCCATATTTGGGTATAGTTTTAAGTATATTTTCAAATTTGGTTTCTGCCTCCAGTTCATCATTTATCATTATGATACCGTCGGTGATGATATCAACGAGCCTGTCAGCATAGATAACTATCCGCTCTTCAAGCCTGTTCAGTGTATAGTCCTTAACCGGCAACCCGAGTTCTACAGCCTCGGATGCTGTCAGCCCGCCACGGATATGCTTTTCCATTATGTCCGTAATCGCCTGCGAAAGTCCCAATTGTTTTCCAAGTTCAGCGCCTATCTTGCCATGCTCCATTTCATGGGTCTTTGCCTTACCAAGGTCATGAAACAACGCGCCTCTTCCGACCAACTCCATGTCCATCTTTGCGCCTGTACGCTCTGCAAGCTCCAGCGCTTTTGCAGCAACCTTTCTACAGTGTTTAATATCGTCTTCGGAAACACCGGCATCTCTCAACATCTCAATGTCAGCGTTACTGATCGTGTACCCCATGTTCTGCCTCCTTATTTATCGACCTTTACCGTAATAATAAATATCGGCACTGCAAGTAAAAGCGCAGTTGCCATAACGCCGAATGTGAAGAGATAACCATGGTGCGCCAGAAGAAGGCCCGCAAGTATCGGACCCGACGCATGGCCGATATCGAATATCGAGCCGAACACGCCCATAGCCGTGCCAAAGTGTTTCTCCTTGCACACATCCGCTATTAATGCAGCCGAGGAAGATGTGACAAATGCCTCGCCAAACCCGAACAGCGTCGCGGTGATAAGCAGGTTATAAAATCCGGTCATCAGTGGTATCATGCCAAAGGATACGGCGCACAAAACCATCCCGATCGAGATTAGGGGCTTTCTGCCATACCTGTCGGATATCATTCCCATAAGAGGCTTGGAGAGTGATGTCACAACGACCTGAATCCCCCAGAGAAGCCCTGCCTGAAATTCATTGAGTCCCGCGACCGTCACCGCGTAGATCGGCAGGAATGCCTCCATAGCCCCAAGCGTCATATTCTGAAGCCCCTCCATGTTTGAGGTAATCAGAATCCTCTTGTCGCTGGCTACCTCTTTAATCCCTGACTTGAGCCGGCTCAGGGATTCCCTTAAACCTGATTTCTGCACCTGCTCATCCTTGCCGTGCCTGAACAGCAGTAGCGCGAGAATGAGCGAGAGTATACCGGCTATCCCGCTGAGGATGAATGCCGTATGAAATTCTCCAATAGTAACCTCTTTGCTCTTCGACAGCCCGTGCAGTATAAATCCGCCGACAGGCGCGCCCATAAGGGTTCCCTTCATCGTGATGGATGAGAACCACGACAGCATCTCGCCCTTTTTCGCTCCGGCGTAATCGGCGACAACAGACATGGAAACAGGGCCGTAAATAGCAGTGGCGAACCCATGTATAAATCGTATTGCCATGAGAGCGCCCTGCCCGTGAACAAACAAATAGGCAAAGGGAACCACAGCGAAAAACACAAGCCCGATAAGCATCGTCCTTTTCCGCCCGATAATATCCGAGAGCGCGCCGGATGGGAGCTTGAAAAATATCCCCGTTACCGTCGAGATGCCTACAATGAACCCTATGGACTCAGGCCCGGCTCCCAAATAAAGAGCAAAAAGCGGAAGCACCGGGCTTCTTGCAAGCGAATAGGAGAACCTCGCAAACAAACCCACTGTGCATAGGGTGACAAATGGCGTCAGGAATCTTTTCATCTAATGTTTCGCCGGTGTCTGCCGGTCAAAATAGATGCTCTTCCCTGTTATACTTACCGGGATTCCCATAGCGACTTCAGCCTTTATTAATCCTATAGCCTTTGCTGCTGCGCCCACGCGCTGCTGCACACGGCAATCAACATTCAGCAGGCTTGCAGTCTTGGCAGCAGATGAAAGAGCGACCCCGATATCCATCATCCTCATAACGCAATGAGGCCCGGTGTATCCCATTTCCTTGTCCTTCATCTGCCTGTTCTTTGCAAACTCGGCGCAAGTCGGATGGCCGCAGGCGCCACAGTCATACCCTGCTGTCACAGGCTTGCCCAAACCCACGAGAAGTAGTGACTGGGAATTCTCGATATTGGATGCGTCCCTCAGCCAGAATGCCTCGTTCGTGCTCTTTGGCGCGTACTCTTTCATAGCATCAGCTATCTTCTTCAGATCCTCGTCTTTAGTGACTACAACGATCTCAAGGAAATCTTTTCCGCCTGCCTTCGGCGCAGTCCTTGCCGATGCTGCCATAAACTTTACCGCCATCTCAGTTACTTCTTTCATTTGAATACCTCCTTAAGTTACAGGTTATATAAATATCTTCCATATAAATCCGGCAGCAGCCGAACAGATGATCACAGGTATCATTCCCCATTTAAACCTCAGCATACCTATAAAGGCAGCTACTGCAACTGTCAGCGCATACCAGTCAAAGCCTTTACCCTCGGGCAGCAAAGTATGATAAGTAAAGATCACTGAA
This region includes:
- a CDS encoding DMT family protein; this translates as MNIAITKTIIFLVISNAFMTFAWYAHLRNLSDRTWIIAALASWGIAFFEYMFQVPANRIGYTVMSLPQLKIMQEVITLAVFVPFSLIYMRQALSWNYLWASLCMAGAIFFIFRGQGS
- a CDS encoding XTP/dITP diphosphatase, with the translated sequence MDFVLATKNRKKIREMKNILNRADPDSRIYTLDDFPEYGDVVEDGDTFEANALKKAEFIAAKTGMAAIADDSGLEVDALGGAPGVYSARYAGEPADDTANNRKLLDELKDIPDEKRGARFVCCIALAHNGEVHTFTGYIKGRLGRENRGHNGFGYDPLFFPEGHDRTFAEMADDEKNVISHRALALRELQNYLEEKTAKKRKDK
- a CDS encoding RidA family protein — its product is MSHKKIFSSDRAPKPKGPYSQAVIHNDLMYLSGQIPIDLETGLMVRGTIEDETHAVLQNMKVIVEDAGAEMKDVLKVTCYLADMDDFQRFNSVYREYFSDEPPARSTIQAGRLPMDVTVEIDAIVALPDKP
- a CDS encoding NAD(P)/FAD-dependent oxidoreductase, which translates into the protein MGIYFFHYSLPSGYFVVYTNYNERERGEALKNQSKHRVIVIGAGAAGLMAAGQAAIAGAETLLFESMRSPGRKLRISGKGRCNLTNTASQSEFISHFNRNGRFLRQAFSKFFSTELLAFFDELGIETVIERGGRVFPASGQAQDVVDALTRWAVGCGVKIINSSPVMRLIIEDGNLKGVEIAGVPQSDGKVSKNKVYLSDAVIIATGGISYPGTGSTGDGYRFAEAAGHKIIPLRPALVPLQTSGDIAQRMQGLSLKNVSVRAFINGKKAVEDFGEMLFTHFGLSGPMILSMSGRVVDAILNKEKVSLSIDLKPALDDEKLDARLLRDLNEHGKQKYKTMLKELLPAKMIPVCTDMTKISPDKACHQITADERKRLKLWLKDLRLEINGYRPVEEAIVTAGGVDIKEVDPRTMCSKLVKDLYFAGEVLDINADTGGYNLQAAFSTGWLAGRSAAG
- the ald gene encoding alanine dehydrogenase, with translation MIIGVPKEIKEEEHRVAITPSGVSGLKNSGHHILIERSAGEGSGFSDIEYEKAGAVMAGKPELFNDADLILKVKEPLASEYDLFRQGQALFTYLHLAPNPGLIDFLLSSKITGLAYETLEADGGLPLLKPMSEIAGKMAPVMAANFLQKVHGGEGVLMSSVEGAQSAKVLILGAGNVGMSALKVAYGMGAEITIINKSSAKLDEIKKIFGGRVRTLLSTDENIRAEVMEADVVIGAVLVTGAKAPKLISKELVSKMKKGSVIVDVAVDQGGCAETTRPTTHTDPVYTIDGVIHYAVANMPGAYPRTSTQALTSKTIEYVKLLADMGIERAITEDAALKSALNTYQGRIIHESVIGKK
- the epsI gene encoding EpsI family protein, translating into MMNKNAKILIAAVLLSAAAVYSFAVPKQAEYKGSRFIPGLVMPDAFAGWKGVDLSEKFRINLQGAGYEFISEALAYRYTDKEKKDLLFMIINARDFHYPNGCFRSSGYKVKEMDDTELNASCRMINANTFFAEHRSKGEKTLIIYWISIDKKVVTNWAEQKMKQLFFSLFDKKNTGLLVRLDIPIAGDDIEQGLALARKLVNDLSGALTPEQADYIFGKN
- the xrt gene encoding exosortase; this translates as MINSLIWILAAVLYAPVFHNLYFGKTNWALEDYSHIYFILPISLYLAWQKREALNKLLQEEKESAAGIFVSFFLLLVGVMIFIFGWRRGYDLIFIFSLVPVLFGLTGYLYGSKIAKALSFPILYLLFLVPPPAGILDSITLPMRYGVSFAVEGILGFFNYPIKREGLLLSIGYKDLYMASACSGFRSLIAMLSLSFVYIYLIRAGLFKKIILAAIITPLALTGNLIRVITLCLITFYFGEEAGRGFFHIFSGVIIFMITILGLIYVEMMLNRCKPEKADDE
- the pdxA gene encoding 4-hydroxythreonine-4-phosphate dehydrogenase PdxA gives rise to the protein MNNIAITMGDQGGIGPEIIVKAISCGEISQNCNPLVIGSAKIIKEAVRLTNSSFEVVNISGPTDSSPSKGKIEVIDINSGEDFIKGFSSSEGGRAAVGSIKKAVELALKNEVSAIVTAPISKESLRMAGYKWPGHTELLAELTGTDDFAMMFVSEKLKIVLCTIHIPLRDVPDTINKDLVYRTIRHAVKAASILGIDKPVIGVAGLNPHAGESGLFGNEERDSIIPAIEDASADDMYVSGPYPPDVIFHKAYEGEFDLVVSMYHDQGLIPFKMLAFDTGVNVTLGLPFIRTSPDHGTAFDIAWQNKANPSSMIEAIKLASKIKLKGKN